One window of the Ureibacillus sp. FSL W7-1570 genome contains the following:
- a CDS encoding O-antigen ligase family protein has protein sequence MLSWKINFIKENYILTKSQDTMDNKLWNRVRSKFIVDIIIIGFLILSSQIIVSSISMYLLFFYILYRIMTIPIQFSLHYFLILVPNIGVTFIPGLPAPILNILILFAIFRIVLLKNKFKIKINKILLLISMMVIIYEWGHAFLYNSYNILTLMGWTLTQIYILFIISSNNDESNHLLSIKYFVSGVMISSIVGLITNILETGQIIDLNQSNVIDRFSGGAGDPNYYSLYILISLFCLIMLLNRKGVTLLNKALYYLIVFMLLMFGFMSLSRMYIIVLVFVSVIYFFRVIFSLKKYRKHKRFIVIFAILSVLFLMVFPKNIMNFIDLTISRFTMYESDLTLLTSGRNEIAESSLEFIFSNYEFFYFGVGIQDYGSRIGAGMGYAHNFILELLLALGIIGTILFLIYLFSILIEVKSQSKNKKVSFIGALPLLCMAISYMSINAIEVESFYLLLIFAFKHLFISLD, from the coding sequence ATGTTGAGTTGGAAGATAAATTTTATTAAAGAAAATTATATACTAACTAAATCTCAAGATACAATGGATAATAAGCTGTGGAATAGAGTAAGGAGTAAGTTTATTGTCGATATTATTATAATTGGCTTTTTAATTCTTTCGAGTCAGATTATTGTTTCTTCTATATCTATGTATTTACTATTTTTTTATATTTTATATAGAATAATGACTATTCCAATTCAATTTTCCTTACACTATTTTCTAATTTTAGTTCCAAATATAGGTGTAACTTTTATTCCAGGTCTTCCTGCTCCGATATTAAACATTTTAATACTTTTTGCAATTTTTCGGATTGTTTTATTAAAGAATAAGTTTAAGATTAAGATAAATAAAATCCTTCTTTTGATTTCAATGATGGTTATTATTTATGAATGGGGACATGCGTTTTTATATAATTCATATAATATCCTGACGCTTATGGGTTGGACACTTACTCAAATTTATATACTGTTTATAATTTCGTCTAATAATGATGAATCTAATCATTTATTAAGTATTAAGTATTTTGTCAGCGGGGTCATGATTTCATCAATTGTTGGATTGATTACAAATATATTAGAAACTGGTCAAATTATTGATTTAAATCAATCGAATGTTATTGATAGATTCTCCGGAGGTGCAGGTGATCCCAATTATTATTCGCTATATATATTAATTAGTCTTTTTTGTTTAATAATGTTGCTGAATAGAAAAGGAGTAACATTATTAAACAAAGCATTATACTATTTAATAGTTTTTATGCTGCTTATGTTTGGCTTTATGAGCTTATCTAGAATGTATATAATTGTCCTTGTATTTGTGAGTGTCATATATTTTTTTAGAGTGATATTTTCTCTAAAAAAATATAGAAAGCATAAAAGGTTTATCGTGATTTTCGCAATATTAAGCGTTTTATTTTTAATGGTGTTTCCAAAAAATATTATGAATTTTATAGATTTAACTATTTCAAGGTTTACAATGTATGAAAGTGACCTAACATTGCTAACTAGCGGTAGGAATGAAATTGCTGAGAGTAGTTTAGAGTTCATATTTTCTAATTATGAATTTTTTTATTTTGGTGTTGGTATTCAAGATTATGGTAGTAGAATTGGAGCAGGTATGGGGTATGCACATAATTTTATTTTAGAATTACTCCTTGCTTTGGGAATAATAGGTACAATCCTGTTTTTAATCTATTTGTTTTCAATTTTAATAGAAGTAAAGAGTCAAAGTAAAAATAAAAAAGTTAGCTTTATAGGAGCTCTCCCTTTGTTATGCATGGCTATAAGTTATATGTCAATTAATGCCATTGAGGTAGAAAGTTTTTATTTGTTATTAATTTTTGCTTTTAAACATTTATTCATCTCTCTTGATTAA
- a CDS encoding glycosyltransferase family 2 protein has protein sequence MNPKISIIIPAYNREDTIHFALDSLLRQTFQDFEVIIIDDGSTDNTAKIVEMYKRSNFKYIYQENSGVSVARNKGIDLASGEVICFLDSDDFYEDTFLEKMYSKIKTKNFDICYCGYFIVTSKEKKKCKTLFKEGDILIDYILDRVKVCTNSWMIRKKLIDKYNICFPENVSWGEDMEFFSEVLSKTDRICFVNEYLTNYVFHEDDNRLSTFSLDKLDKDFDFINRLIIKLKANKNPLLKKALVDYRLSALITYRLYNSLKIGLNKKDIIKYFNKYLNLIKVFNFNNGLRSIKLNIIKILLILKIRNFKKD, from the coding sequence ATGAATCCAAAAATTTCAATAATTATCCCTGCCTATAATAGAGAAGATACTATCCATTTTGCATTAGATTCTTTGTTACGCCAAACATTTCAAGACTTTGAAGTAATTATCATTGATGATGGTAGTACAGATAACACGGCGAAGATAGTAGAAATGTATAAAAGGTCCAACTTCAAATATATATATCAAGAAAATTCGGGAGTATCTGTCGCAAGAAATAAAGGGATTGATTTAGCTAGTGGTGAAGTAATTTGTTTTCTTGATTCTGATGATTTTTACGAAGACACTTTTCTAGAGAAAATGTATTCTAAAATCAAGACAAAGAATTTTGATATTTGTTATTGTGGTTATTTTATTGTTACCTCTAAAGAAAAGAAAAAGTGTAAAACGTTATTTAAGGAAGGAGATATTTTAATAGACTATATATTAGATAGAGTGAAAGTTTGTACAAATAGTTGGATGATTAGGAAGAAACTGATAGACAAGTATAATATATGTTTTCCAGAAAACGTATCTTGGGGAGAGGATATGGAATTCTTTTCTGAGGTATTATCAAAAACCGATAGAATTTGTTTCGTTAATGAGTACTTAACAAATTATGTTTTTCATGAAGATGACAATAGATTATCTACTTTTTCATTGGACAAGTTGGATAAAGACTTCGACTTTATTAATAGGTTAATTATTAAACTTAAAGCAAATAAGAATCCATTATTGAAAAAGGCCTTAGTAGATTATAGACTATCAGCTTTAATTACATATAGGCTATATAATTCTTTGAAAATTGGTTTAAATAAAAAAGATATTATTAAATACTTTAATAAATATTTGAATCTTATTAAAGTATTTAATTTCAATAATGGATTACGTAGTATTAAACTAAATATAATAAAAATTTTATTGATACTAAAGATAAGAAATTTTAAAAAGGACTGA
- a CDS encoding CDP-glycerol glycerophosphotransferase family protein yields MSLIKNFFKIIIFKILSFRKLKNIIIFESSPDLSGNSFELYKYAKKEKLDKKYKIIWAVSNYNQCKLKYKDVEFIKYPTNRFEQIKFLWKISQAKCLIYENKELKKINKKQYAIYLTHGTPLKNTHSYMWQQENIDHVLFQSNFVKENAKRLFNVNDNQLVCLGFPRNDLLFSNINLNHYLKHEYKKIVVWLPTFRQYKDNKRVDSNFSHPLGIPIFKEESQMIQLNNFLNNHNSLLLIKPHPGQLTKYLKNINLTNVKIIFDQDINDMNIQLYELLAGSDALITDYSSVYFDYLLTNKPIGITIDDIENYRNTLGFAFENVESILVGEKICEFKDLVLFFDNLINDIDSYYEARRKNCDLFNYYKDNNSTKRVYDFIINNMNNR; encoded by the coding sequence ATGAGTTTGATTAAAAATTTTTTTAAAATAATTATATTTAAAATATTAAGTTTTAGAAAGTTAAAAAATATTATTATATTTGAAAGTTCACCAGATTTATCAGGAAATAGTTTTGAATTATATAAGTATGCAAAAAAAGAAAAATTAGATAAAAAGTATAAAATTATTTGGGCAGTTAGCAATTATAACCAATGTAAATTAAAATATAAAGATGTCGAATTTATTAAATATCCGACCAATCGTTTTGAACAGATAAAATTTTTATGGAAAATCAGTCAAGCTAAATGTTTAATATATGAAAATAAAGAACTTAAAAAAATCAATAAAAAACAATATGCAATTTATCTCACACATGGAACACCTTTAAAAAACACTCATAGTTATATGTGGCAGCAAGAAAATATTGATCATGTCCTATTTCAATCAAATTTTGTTAAAGAAAATGCTAAAAGGTTATTTAATGTTAATGACAATCAATTAGTTTGTCTTGGGTTTCCTAGAAATGATTTATTGTTTTCAAATATAAATTTGAATCATTATTTAAAACATGAATATAAAAAAATTGTAGTTTGGCTTCCTACGTTTAGACAATATAAAGACAATAAAAGAGTTGATTCTAATTTTTCGCATCCTCTGGGGATTCCTATATTCAAAGAAGAAAGTCAAATGATACAGTTGAATAATTTTCTAAATAATCATAATTCTTTACTGCTAATAAAACCACATCCTGGACAATTAACTAAATATTTAAAAAATATTAATTTAACAAATGTTAAAATTATTTTTGACCAAGACATCAATGATATGAACATTCAATTATATGAACTATTAGCAGGGAGTGATGCTTTAATAACAGATTACTCATCAGTATATTTTGATTACTTACTAACAAATAAACCAATTGGTATCACCATAGATGATATTGAAAATTACAGAAATACTTTAGGATTTGCCTTCGAAAATGTGGAGAGTATCTTAGTTGGAGAAAAAATTTGTGAATTTAAGGATTTGGTATTATTTTTTGATAATTTAATTAATGATATCGATAGTTATTATGAAGCACGAAGAAAAAATTGTGATTTATTTAATTATTATAAAGATAATAATTCGACTAAGAGAGTTTATGATTTTATTATTAATAACATGAATAATAGATAG
- a CDS encoding flippase encodes MSDKRRLIENFSALTIMQFLNYLLPFITLPYLARVLTIEGYGVYIFSQSFIQYFIILIDFGFDLSGTREISINRNNSKKLSEIFSSILVIKFILMIISFIFLVILIIFVPGIREYWYVHLLMFLMVIGNLMFSIFVYQGLEKMKIITTLNAGIKIFFTITIFIFIKDQNDLPLVALLNSVGYLIVGVLSLIIITKNTSIKFKIPSRENLINQLKYSSQFFWSRIAVSMYTTSNTFVIGLILGPVAAGFFGTADKLFRGVVSLYQPLNSVLYPYIAHSKNISLYKKLFKISTISNIFIVLLVFLFSDFIINLIFGEGYGESAVLLKMFMFAAIYMMPSILMGYPLLGALGYTKEVNNSVIFASILHVLLLLAFIPILSVKLVACLVIITELIVFIYRFYFVKKYCLLDTNKLLP; translated from the coding sequence ATGTCAGATAAGAGAAGATTAATTGAAAATTTTTCAGCATTAACTATTATGCAATTTTTGAATTATTTACTCCCCTTTATTACTCTTCCATATCTTGCACGTGTTTTGACGATAGAAGGATATGGTGTTTATATTTTTTCTCAGTCATTTATTCAATATTTTATAATATTAATAGATTTTGGTTTTGATTTATCTGGAACTAGAGAAATATCGATAAATAGGAATAATTCAAAGAAATTGTCGGAGATTTTTAGCTCTATATTAGTAATAAAATTTATTTTAATGATAATATCTTTTATATTTTTAGTTATATTAATTATCTTTGTGCCAGGAATTAGAGAATATTGGTATGTGCATTTATTAATGTTTTTAATGGTTATTGGCAATTTAATGTTTTCAATATTTGTGTATCAAGGATTAGAAAAAATGAAAATTATAACAACTTTAAATGCTGGCATTAAAATTTTTTTTACAATAACAATTTTTATTTTTATAAAGGATCAAAATGATTTGCCATTAGTAGCACTATTAAATTCCGTAGGATATTTAATAGTGGGAGTATTGTCGTTAATTATTATTACAAAAAATACTAGTATAAAATTTAAAATTCCTTCAAGGGAAAATTTAATAAACCAGTTAAAATATAGTTCTCAATTCTTCTGGTCTCGTATTGCTGTTTCCATGTATACTACAAGTAATACTTTTGTAATCGGATTGATTTTGGGACCAGTGGCTGCAGGATTTTTTGGTACTGCGGATAAGTTATTTAGAGGTGTGGTTAGTTTGTATCAACCATTAAATAGCGTACTCTATCCGTATATTGCACATAGTAAAAACATTAGCCTCTATAAAAAATTATTTAAAATATCAACTATTTCAAATATTTTTATTGTATTGTTAGTGTTTTTATTTTCGGATTTTATAATTAATCTTATTTTTGGAGAAGGTTATGGTGAAAGTGCAGTATTATTAAAAATGTTCATGTTTGCTGCTATCTATATGATGCCTAGTATATTAATGGGATACCCGTTGTTAGGGGCTTTAGGTTATACAAAGGAAGTAAATAATAGTGTAATTTTTGCATCAATTCTGCATGTACTTCTATTATTAGCATTCATACCAATTCTCTCAGTAAAACTAGTAGCATGTTTAGTAATAATAACTGAACTAATTGTATTTATATACCGCTTTTATTTTGTTAAAAAGTATTGCTTATTAGATACTAATAAGTTGCTACCTTAA
- the tagD gene encoding glycerol-3-phosphate cytidylyltransferase produces MKRVITYGTFDLLHYGHINLLKRAKECGDYLIVGLSTNEFNEQKGKKCYFSYEERKKLLEAIRYVDLVIPEKCWEQKIDDVIKYEVDTFVIGDDWKGKFDFLKEYCEVIYLSRTPEISTTKIKEELGLKSTKM; encoded by the coding sequence TTGAAAAGAGTTATAACTTACGGAACATTCGATCTTCTGCATTACGGACATATAAATCTGCTAAAAAGAGCAAAAGAATGTGGAGATTATTTAATTGTAGGTTTATCAACCAATGAGTTTAATGAACAAAAAGGTAAAAAGTGTTATTTCTCATATGAAGAAAGAAAAAAGTTGCTTGAGGCTATTCGGTATGTAGACTTAGTAATTCCGGAAAAATGTTGGGAACAAAAGATTGATGATGTTATTAAATATGAGGTAGATACCTTTGTTATAGGTGATGATTGGAAAGGAAAATTTGACTTCTTAAAAGAATATTGTGAAGTTATATATTTGAGCAGAACACCTGAAATATCAACTACAAAAATAAAAGAAGAACTAGGATTGAAATCGACAAAAATGTAA
- the galE gene encoding UDP-glucose 4-epimerase GalE — MKLLVTGGAGYIGSHTCVALMEQGYSLIIVDNFSNSKPAVLDKLRKLNDNFVFYNVDVTNEEALERVFAEHDIDGVIHFAGYKAVGESVTEPLKYYMNNVGSTMILAKVCQKYNVNKFVFSSSATVYGENQVPFKEDMKLLPTTNPYGETKAMSERILMDVAKANPKFAVSILRYFNPVGAHGSGLIGEDPNGIPNNLMPYITKVAKGELKKLRVFGNDYPTPDGTGIRDYIHVMDLAEGHVAAYKHLTEGVHIYNLGTGKGTSVLELVHAFEKANSIKVPYEIVERRPGDIAICYADASKAERELDWKAKRDIVDMCRDAWRFENLT, encoded by the coding sequence GTGAAACTATTAGTAACAGGTGGGGCAGGATACATTGGTTCACATACATGCGTTGCTTTAATGGAACAAGGATATTCTTTAATTATAGTGGATAATTTTTCAAACAGTAAACCTGCTGTATTAGATAAACTTCGGAAGTTGAATGATAATTTTGTTTTTTATAATGTGGATGTGACCAATGAGGAAGCGTTGGAGCGGGTTTTTGCCGAGCACGATATTGATGGTGTTATTCATTTTGCCGGTTACAAGGCGGTCGGTGAATCTGTTACAGAGCCTTTGAAATATTATATGAACAATGTTGGAAGCACGATGATTTTGGCAAAGGTTTGCCAAAAGTACAATGTGAATAAATTTGTGTTCAGTTCTTCCGCAACCGTTTATGGCGAGAATCAAGTGCCATTTAAAGAGGATATGAAGTTATTGCCGACTACCAATCCATATGGCGAAACAAAGGCCATGAGTGAACGGATTTTGATGGATGTGGCAAAGGCGAATCCGAAGTTTGCTGTTTCCATTTTAAGATATTTTAACCCGGTCGGTGCCCATGGGAGCGGGTTGATTGGGGAAGATCCGAACGGGATTCCTAATAATTTGATGCCATATATTACAAAAGTGGCAAAAGGCGAGTTGAAAAAGTTGCGTGTGTTTGGAAATGATTATCCAACTCCAGACGGTACGGGCATTCGGGATTATATTCATGTGATGGATTTGGCAGAGGGACATGTGGCGGCGTACAAACATTTGACAGAAGGTGTGCATATATATAATCTCGGAACTGGAAAAGGGACAAGCGTGTTGGAGTTGGTGCATGCCTTTGAAAAAGCGAATAGCATCAAAGTGCCATATGAAATTGTAGAACGCAGACCGGGCGATATTGCGATTTGCTATGCGGATGCTTCCAAAGCTGAAAGAGAATTAGATTGGAAAGCGAAACGGGATATTGTTGATATGTGCAGGGATGCGTGGAGGTTTGAAAATTTAACATAA
- a CDS encoding nucleotide sugar dehydrogenase yields MKICTIGLGYIGLPTSIMFAKHNVEVIGVDIKEEVINLLNQGVIHIEEPGLQEALNEVIEKGTFRASIKPEKADAFIIAVPTPNNDDTYKSCDLTYVLGAVKSIIPYLEKGNVVIVESTIAPRTMDDYVKPLVEENGFTIGEDIFLVHCPERVLPGQILHELVHNNRIVGGITPQCTDAGAKVYSTFVKGEIIKTDAKTAEMSKLMENTFRDVNIALANELAKISNELGINALEVIQMANKHPRVNLHSPGPGVGGHCLAVDPYFIVSKAPETAKLINLSREINNSMPGYVIENVNKIMQTINGKKISVLGLAYKGNVDDIRESPAMDIYHELLNQGNYEVCAFDPHVKADFVCKNLSEALYESDLMLVLTNHNEFKVLDNELIKNMNHQIIFDTVNIVDSSCLDEEIEYYNYGNLFEFEQRKQLVEK; encoded by the coding sequence TTGAAAATATGTACCATTGGCTTGGGATATATAGGATTACCTACTTCCATCATGTTCGCAAAACATAATGTTGAAGTAATAGGTGTAGATATAAAAGAAGAAGTTATTAATTTGTTAAATCAGGGTGTAATCCATATAGAAGAACCAGGCTTACAAGAAGCATTAAATGAAGTAATTGAAAAAGGCACTTTTAGGGCAAGTATAAAACCTGAAAAGGCAGATGCTTTTATTATTGCTGTTCCTACGCCAAATAATGATGACACTTATAAATCTTGTGATCTTACTTATGTATTAGGTGCAGTAAAATCAATTATCCCCTATTTAGAAAAAGGAAATGTAGTAATTGTTGAATCGACGATTGCGCCTAGAACAATGGATGATTATGTAAAACCATTAGTTGAAGAAAATGGTTTTACAATCGGAGAAGATATTTTCCTAGTACATTGTCCGGAACGTGTATTGCCAGGACAAATCTTACATGAACTAGTTCATAATAATCGAATTGTTGGGGGAATTACACCTCAATGTACTGATGCTGGTGCTAAAGTATACAGTACTTTTGTTAAAGGAGAAATCATAAAAACTGACGCTAAAACTGCAGAAATGTCAAAGTTGATGGAAAATACATTTAGAGATGTCAATATTGCGTTGGCTAATGAACTGGCGAAGATTTCAAATGAACTTGGAATTAATGCATTAGAAGTAATTCAAATGGCGAATAAGCATCCACGTGTGAATTTGCATAGCCCTGGTCCTGGAGTTGGCGGACATTGTTTAGCGGTTGATCCGTATTTTATTGTTTCAAAGGCACCTGAAACGGCAAAACTAATTAATTTATCTCGAGAGATTAATAATTCGATGCCGGGCTATGTGATTGAAAATGTTAATAAAATAATGCAAACGATAAATGGAAAGAAAATTTCAGTATTAGGACTAGCTTATAAAGGTAATGTTGACGATATTCGAGAAAGTCCCGCAATGGATATTTATCATGAGTTGTTAAACCAAGGGAATTACGAAGTTTGCGCATTTGATCCGCATGTTAAAGCTGATTTTGTATGTAAGAACCTTTCAGAAGCACTTTATGAATCAGACTTAATGCTTGTATTAACGAATCATAATGAATTTAAAGTACTTGATAATGAATTGATAAAAAATATGAATCATCAAATTATTTTTGATACGGTTAATATTGTTGATAGTTCATGTTTGGATGAAGAAATTGAATATTATAATTATGGAAATTTATTCGAATTTGAACAAAGAAAACAATTGGTGGAAAAATAA
- a CDS encoding transposase encodes MISTRKLKLAIVSDNKNEAYSFIRNENRNQNRALNVAYNHLYFEYIAQQKIKQSDQDYHEHLEKYKTRAKEKFDNLIKLKESAADEKKIEKAQKDYEKAQEKVYKIEREYNQKAAKIYQEAVGLAKQTRVRKVIEREFDLHYDTLDRITSKVVSDFNTDCKMGLLSGERSLRNYRNTNPLMVRARSMKLYEENGDFYIKWVKGITFKIILSRGSKQKANINELKSMLSRIIEGTYKMCDSSISAGKDLILILSVNIPVNKEHTFIPGRIVGVDLGLKIPAYVSLNDVPYIRRGIGSIDDFLKVRTKLQSQRRRLQKALQSTRGGKGRERKLKALERLKEREKNFVNTYNHFLSKKIVEFAVKHHAGIIHMEELKLDRLKHKSLLRNWSYYQLQNMVEYKAEREGIAVYYVDSSYTSQRCSQCGSLEEGQRVDQETFICKNCGFKTNADYNASQNIAKAEPLNIEKRKEEAEV; translated from the coding sequence TTGATTTCTACACGGAAATTAAAACTGGCAATCGTATCAGACAACAAAAATGAAGCCTATTCCTTTATCCGCAACGAAAACAGAAACCAAAATCGGGCCTTGAATGTTGCTTATAACCATCTCTACTTTGAATATATCGCTCAACAAAAAATCAAACAGAGCGATCAAGACTACCATGAACACCTGGAAAAGTACAAGACACGAGCAAAAGAAAAGTTCGATAATCTTATTAAATTAAAAGAATCGGCTGCAGATGAGAAAAAGATTGAAAAGGCCCAAAAAGATTATGAAAAAGCGCAAGAAAAAGTATACAAAATCGAAAGGGAATACAATCAAAAGGCGGCAAAAATCTACCAGGAAGCGGTAGGGTTAGCGAAACAAACACGCGTTAGGAAGGTAATTGAACGCGAATTCGATTTGCATTATGACACGTTGGATCGTATTACAAGCAAGGTGGTTTCCGATTTCAACACAGATTGCAAGATGGGATTATTAAGCGGTGAACGGAGCCTGCGCAATTACAGAAATACGAATCCTTTGATGGTCCGTGCGAGAAGCATGAAGTTGTATGAGGAAAACGGTGATTTTTATATCAAATGGGTGAAAGGGATAACGTTTAAAATCATCCTTTCCAGAGGCAGTAAGCAAAAGGCGAACATCAACGAATTGAAATCGATGTTATCCCGAATCATTGAAGGTACTTATAAAATGTGCGATAGTAGCATTAGCGCTGGCAAAGATTTAATTTTGATTCTATCAGTCAATATTCCTGTAAACAAAGAACACACATTCATTCCGGGCCGTATCGTTGGGGTGGATTTGGGGTTGAAAATTCCGGCTTACGTTTCATTAAATGATGTTCCGTATATTCGACGAGGAATAGGTAGTATTGACGACTTTTTAAAAGTTCGTACAAAATTGCAGAGCCAACGCAGACGACTACAGAAAGCATTGCAAAGTACTCGAGGTGGGAAAGGCCGAGAGCGTAAATTGAAAGCATTGGAACGGTTAAAAGAAAGAGAGAAGAACTTTGTTAATACCTATAACCATTTTCTGAGCAAAAAGATTGTGGAATTTGCGGTAAAACACCATGCGGGCATCATTCACATGGAAGAATTGAAACTAGACCGTTTGAAACACAAATCATTGTTGCGGAATTGGTCTTATTATCAGTTGCAGAACATGGTGGAATACAAAGCGGAAAGAGAAGGGATAGCGGTTTATTACGTGGATTCCTCTTACACTTCCCAAAGATGTAGTCAATGTGGGAGCTTAGAAGAAGGGCAACGAGTGGATCAAGAAACATTTATCTGCAAGAATTGCGGATTTAAAACCAATGCGGATTACAATGCGAGTCAGAATATCGCCAAAGCTGAACCGTTGAACATTGAAAAGAGAAAAGAAGAAGCAGAAGTTTAG